In the Macrobrachium rosenbergii isolate ZJJX-2024 chromosome 23, ASM4041242v1, whole genome shotgun sequence genome, one interval contains:
- the LOC136851135 gene encoding igE-binding protein-like has protein sequence MQEATASTCAEALLSSWISRFGIPDHITTDRGPAFLSKLWFALARLLGTTHHTTTAYTPAANGLVERFHSSLKVSLMARCTAEDWKYQLPWVLLGLRTAPRADGARSVDEKTYGESLVVPGELVTEDRHNPSVQRLRDIVGKFAPCKWTHTNRLATFTLPGLASTTHVFIRDDAVRPPLTRP, from the coding sequence atgcaagaagccaccgccagcacatgtgccgaggccctgctctccagctggatcagccgtttcggcatcccagaccacatcacaacagACAGGGGTCCCGCTTTCCTGTCCAAGTTGTGGTTtgccctggctcggctgctggggacaacgcatcacaccaccacagcCTACACCCCAGcggccaacggcttggtcgagagGTTTCATAGCTCCCTGAAGgtgtcccttatggcccgctgcaccgccgaggactggaagtaccagctgccgtgggtcctcctcgggttgagaaccgcccccagggccgacggcgcccgGTCCGTGGATGAAAAAACCTACGGTGAGTCCCTTGTGGTCCCGGGTGAGCTTGTGACAGAGGATCGTCACAACCCCtctgtccagaggcttcgcgacattgttggcaagttcgccccctgcaagtgGACACATACTAACAGGTTGGCCACCTTCACGCTGCCCGGGctggcctccaccacccacgtcttcatcagggatgacgccgtccgcccaccCCTGACCAGGCCCTAG